A genome region from Mus caroli unplaced genomic scaffold, CAROLI_EIJ_v1.1 scaffold_8385_1, whole genome shotgun sequence includes the following:
- the LOC110288324 gene encoding olfactory receptor 6C6-like, with product MKNQSVKIEFILLGLTDDPQLQILVFLFLFFNYILSVMGNLVIILLTLLDPHLKTPMYFFLRNFSFLEIGFTTVCIPRFLMSILSGDRTISYNACAAQLFFFFLLGATEFYLLAAMSYDRYVAICRPLHYPIIMNSKMCHLLVLSCWVTGFLVIFPPLLLGLKLDFCASKTIDHFLCDTSPVLQLSCTDTHFIELMAFALAVMTLVITLILVILSYILIIKTILKFPSAQQRRKAFSTCSSHMVVVSITYGSCIFMYMKTSAKERVTLNKGVAVLNTSVAPLLNPFIYTLRNKQVKEAFKHVLHRFCFLQNNETMFRHAVETSGVK from the coding sequence atgaagaaccaATCAGTGAAGATAGAGTTCATTTTGCTTGGACTGACAGATGACCCTCAGCTACAAATTCtggttttcctgtttctgttttttaattacatcttaaGTGTGATGGGAAACTTAGTGATCATACTTCTCACCCTGCTGGATCCCCATCTCAAGACTCCAATGTATTTCTTCCTTCggaatttctctttcttagaaATTGGGTTCACTACAGTGTGCATTCCCAGGTTCCTGATGAGCattctctcaggagacagaacaATTTCCTACAATGCTTGTGCAGCTCAactattcttctttttcttactaGGGGCCACAGAGTTCTACCTCCTGGCTGCCATGTCCTATGATCGCTATGTAGCCATCTGCAGACCACTGCACTACCCCATCATCATGAATAGCAAAATGTGCCACCTACTAGTCCTCAGCTGCTGGGTGACTGGGTTCTTAGTCATCTTCCCCCCTTTGCTCTTAGGACTCAAACTGGATTTCTGTGCCTCCAAAACAATAGACCACTTCCTATGTGACACTTCCCCTGTTCTGCAGCTGTcttgcacagacacacatttcaTAGAATTGATGGCTTTTGCCTTAGCTGTCATGACACTTGTCATTACCTTGATCTTAGTGATTCTCTCCTACATACTCATCATCAAAACCATCCTAAAGTTCCCTTCAGCTCAACAGAGGAGAAAGGCCTTTTCTACTTGTTCCTCCCACATGGTTGTTGTTTCCATTACTTATGGGAGTTGTATCTTCATGTATATGAAAACATCAGCCAAGGAGAGGGTGACCTTAAATAAAGGTGTAGCTGTGCTTAATACTTCTGTGGCCCCTTTGCTAAACCCTTTCATTTACACCCTAAGgaacaaacaggtgaaagaagcTTTCAAACATGTGCTTCATagattttgttttctacaaaacAATGAGACAATGTTTAGACATGCTGTTGAAACATCAGGAGTAAAATAG
- the LOC110288326 gene encoding olfactory receptor 6C6-like has translation MKNQSVEVVFVLLGLTGDPQLQILIFLFLFFNYILSLMGNLVIILLTLLDPHLKTPMYFFLRNFSFLEIAFTTVCIPRFLTSILLGEKMILYNACVAQLFFFFLLGATEFYLLAAMSYDRYVAICRPLHYPIIMNSKVCHLLVLSSWVTGFFVILPPLLLGLKLDFCASKTVDHFLCDTSVLQLSCTDTRLIELMAFALAIMTLIITLILVLFSYTLIIKTILKFPSAQQRKKAFSTCSSHMVVVSITYGSCIFMYVKTSAKERVTLNKGIAVLNTSVAPLLNPFIYTLRNQQVKEAFKNVFLRFCSFKNYETRFRHQ, from the coding sequence atgaagaaCCAGTCTGTGGAGGTAGTGTTCGTTTTGCTTGGACTGACAGGTGACCCTCAGCTACAAATTctgattttcctgtttctgtttttcaattaCATCTTGAGCCTGATGGGAAATTTAGTGATCATCCTTCTCACCCTGCTGGATCCTCACCTCAAGACTccaatgtacttcttcctcaggaATTTCTCCTTCTTAGAAATTGCATTCACTACAGTCTGCATTCCCAGATTCCTCACAAGCATTCTTTTAGGAGAGAAAATGATTTTGTATAATGCTTGTGTGGCTCAgttattcttcttttttctacTAGGGGCCACAGAGTTCTACCTCCTGGCTGCCATGTCCTATGATCGCTATGTAGCCATCTGCAGACCACTGCACTACCCCATCATCATGAATAGCAAAGTATGTCACCTACTTGTCCTCAGTTCCTGGGTAACTGGGTTCTTTGTCATCTTACCCCCTTTGCTCTTGGGACTCAAACTGGATTTCTGTGCTTCCAAAACTGTTGATCACTTCCTTTGTGACACTTCTGTCCTGCAGTTGTCTTGCACAGACACACGGTTAATAGAATTGATGGCTTTTGCCTTAGCTATAATGACACTTATCATTACCTTGATCTTAGTGCTTTTCTCCTACACACTCATCATCAAAACCATCCTAAAGTTCCCTTCAgctcaacaaaggaaaaaggcCTTTTCCACCTGCTCCTCACACATGGTTGTTGTCTCCATTACTTATGGGAGTTGTATCTTCATGTATGTTAAAACCTCAGCCAAGGAGAGAGTGACCTTAAATAAAGGAATAGCTGTGCTCAACACCTCTGTGGCCCCTCTGCTAAACCCTTTCATTTACACCCTGAGGAACCAGCAGGTGAAGGAAGCTTTcaaaaatgtgtttcttagattttgttcttttaaaaactatgagACAAGATTTAGACATCAATAA